The Actinobacillus suis ATCC 33415 DNA segment GCCGGAAACCGAAACCATCGGGCAAACCGTTGATGCGTTAAATTTCCGCTCTAACTTCGGTTTAAGTGTGGTGGGTATCAAACGAGAAGGACAGATTTTACAAAATAATTTGCTGACTGAAACGGTCAAATCCGGTGATATTTTGCTAGTGATGGTGGTGGCGATTGCCTCTTCCGCTGCGTTTATGACGCCAATCTCGCCGGTCAACTCGATGGTGGTTTCGCTCGGTAATTATCGATTTAGCGATTTTCTTAAAGTCGGCTTGCCTTTTACGGTGATTACGATGTTAGTAACTGCTTTCTTGGTGCCGATTCTTTTCCCTTAATGTAAGCTTAAGCGGTCGATTTTGTCTATTTTTTTGCAAATTTAATGTCAAAGTTGACCGCTTGTATAAAGTTGTACACAAAAATCCTTAAATGATTATTTCTTTTTTTGTAATAGTCTATTAACTATAATCTATCTTATCATCAATAATTATTTCTCTATAATACGTTTCCGACACAAAAGAGAAGGGACGATATTCGAGGAATAATGAGATTAACTTTTAAACATATTTTTTTATCACTTTTTTTAGGCATTGCCTTAAGTATTACAGCCAGCTTACCCGTGATTTCTAATGTTGAAGCGAAACAAGAACAACAAGAGAAAGTTATCGAGGTATATGAAGAATTAAATAACGCATTGATTAACCCGAATTTTGCCAAGTTACAAAGTTTATTAGCGGATGATTTTGAATTGGTTACTTCGAAAAACGATACGATGACAAAGCAAGAATGGATTAAGAATATCCAAAAAGGCGGGATGAAGTACGGTGCGATTCAAGAATCTAAAATTAAGTCAAAGGGTTATGACGAATTATTAGTTACTGCTCGTGTGTTTGGCGATATGTGGGATCAAACAGGCAGTTGGAATGTCAAATTTGATATTGATACTAAACAAAACGGCGATAAGGTACAGATTACAAAAATCATTGTAACGCCTGTTAAAGCATAAGCTTGCCGTGTAAGAACAGTGTTCACCTTAGCGGTCGGAAATTGCAAATTTTTTGCAAAATTCGACCGCTTTTTTTATGGTTAGCTATAGCGTCTTTGCATAATTTCGGTAAGCAGATCAAACACTTTTAACACCCGAGGCGATGTAATTTGTTGATAAGGGCGATATAAATAGAGTTGCCATTTTTCAAATTGTTGCTCCGGAAAAAGTTGTATCAGTTGCCCATTTTCCAGATAAGGTTTACAAACCGTATTACCGATATGCGCAACGGTTCTGCCGGCAAGTACGGCTTGTAATTCACAATACAGATCGGTTGTGATAAAGCCCAATTTTTGTGGCACAAGAACGGTATGCTCATCAAGATAAATTTCCCACGGCTGACCGGTTGTTGCGTTAATTAGACTGCTAAAAGGGAAATTTTTGCGTAAATCATCCAGATCTTTTGGGATACCCCAGCGGGCAATAAAATCGGGTGAGGCAACAAAAATATCGTGCATTTCTGCCAACGGACGCACGATAAAATTCGGATCCGGCTCTTTACCGGCACGGATACCGATATCTATTCGATGTTTGACATTATCTAAGCGTGCGGCATCGACTCGCCAATCAATAATTAAATCCGGATAAGGCTTAAGAGCCTGTAGCAGTTCAAATAAAATTTGTTCTTGGTCTCGTAATTTCGGAAGCGTAATTCGTACCGTACCAGCCATTTCATCTTGTTGTTTTTTGCCTAAATTGAATACACGTTCACTCTCGGTTAACAGTTGTTTTGCGTGTAATAGAAATTCTTCACCGAAATCCGTTAAGGTAATATTGCGAGTGGTGCGCTTAAATAGTTGTTCGCCTAATTCACTTTCCAGCGCATTGATAACTCGAGTGATAACAGGCGGTGAAATAGCTAATTGGTTTGCCGCTTCTCGGAAATTTAATGTTTGTGCCGCAGTGCAAAAGTATTTCAACGCATCAAGTTTATTTAACATATGATTTTGCCATCAGAAATGGTTGGAAGAACGATTGTATAAAAATGCCGAGGATTTGAACATAGAAAGTTAGCTACTCACTCATTTTGTGATTTATTTTATATTCTAAAATATTTTGCATAGTTGTAATTAGTTTTATTTATTTGAGCAATAAGTAAAACTTTTTTATAATTAAAAGCCAAGTTTGGTGATATTTAAAGAAAATTTTTAAGGAGAATCTTGTATGTCATTCAAAAGTGGGGCGTTAGGACTTGTTTCACTCCTTTCGATTTCAATCGCACAAGCTCACAACGTATGGTTAGAACCAACCAAAAATACGAATGAATATGTTGTGAAGTTTGGTCATGAAACCACAGAACCCTATCCTGAAACAAAACTCCAATCTGTCCAATTACTACAAAAGAATGGTGTTCTCTCTTCCATAAAACCTCAATTTAATCAAGGTGAAGCCTATTTTAATGCCGGTCGTCATTCCATGGTATTTTTGGAATTTAATAACGGTGTTTGGTCGAAATTACCAAGCGGTAAATATGTTGAGAAAACCAAAGCACAAGAACCTACAGCGGTACTCAGTTTAAATCCAATAAAACTTGGTAAAGCGATTCTGGTGTGGAATGCCGATTCATTTAAATCTCATTCATTGGAATACGAGCTTGTTCCGCTTTCAAAACCGGTTGCGGGCGAAACGATGGATATTTTGGTATTACATTATGGTAAACCGGTATCCGGTATTAAGGTTGGATTAGGAGAGGATAAACCTTTTAATCTGACAAATGAAAAAGGGATAGCTCAATTTACGCCGGTAGCCGGTTATAACAAAGTTTGGGCTGAGTTTGAAGAAAAGGGTGTTGTTCATCCGGATTATACGGAACGAACAATCGAATACATGCTGACATTTGAAGTAAAATGATGAGATTAAAATATTTATTAGTAATACTATTTGCATTGACCTCTTTAGGTGTTTCAGCGCATAGCCTACATTTATTTGCGCTTTATGACGGACATGAGATTTCGGGTAAATCATTTTATTCCGATCAATCGCCAGCTGCCGAAACTTATTTGGAAGTTTTTAGATTGGGAAAAGATGGAAGCGAGACTGTACCGATTGCTACAGCAAAAACGGATGTTTATGGCAGTTTTTCTATTCCAATTTCCGGTGATGGTCCGTTTAAAGTAGTAGTTGAAGGTGCGGAAGGGCATCGTGCTGAGGGGATTGCGGATAATGTGATTAAACGCACTTTAGGGCGAGCCGAATTCGAAGTGTTACGAGAAGATATTCAGAAGTTAAAACACAAAATCTACCTGCATGATCTTATCGGCGGTATTGGTTATATCTTCGGATTATTTGGTATTGTTACGTTATTAAAATCGAGAAAGGACAAAAGCTAAGTGCATTTATCAGAAGGCGTTTTACATGCTCCAACACTACTTGTCGGTGCCGTTGTTGCGACTGTTGGGGTGACTATTGGCTTACGTAAACTCGATTATAGTCGTTTAACGTTAACGGCATTGTTTGCATCTGCATTTTTTGTTGCAGGAACCATTCATGTACCCGTCGGCATTGGTAGCGTGCATTTAATTTTAAATGGGATGGCAGGGCTGTTTTTAGGTTGGGCTGTGTTTCCCGCTTTCTTTGTCGCATTAGTGTTACAGACGTTATTATTTTCATTAGGCGGTTTTTCTGTTCTGGGCGTAAATTTATGCGTCATGGCTCTACCAGCGTTACTTGTACATTATATGTTTCGCCGACCACTTGCGGTAAATCTTTCTCGCCGACAATTAATGTTGTCCGGTATTGGTGCTGGTGTAATTGGTGTTGGAGGTGCAATTTTACTTGCTTCGACGGTATTGGCGTTTGATGGCGGTAAGAATTATGCGGATTTAATTGGCTTATTGATCGTCTCACATTTACCAATATTTTTAGTCGATAGTATCGTGAGTGTCGGCACATTATTTACGTTGGCAAAAATGTATCCTAACGCACTACAAGAAACATAATGGCGTATTTATTTCAAGCACATTGGCGGCTGTTTTATTTGTTTGTGTTTGGCGTAGTAATCAGCGGTCTGAAATCGGTAAATATTTTACTTTTTTTGACCGCTTGTTTAGTCCCTTGTGTTCTTATCAGTCAAATTTTTTATGGGCGATCATTAAAAGCATTAGCTCGCCGTTGGCTTAAATTCAATATTTTTACGTTATTGATTTGGTTAACGTTAAGTTGGCGTTTAGACACATTCTCCGTACAGTGCAATCCGCATGGTATTGAACTGGCAAGCTTAATTAGCCTACGGATGAATTTGATTTTATGTGCAACGTGGTTACTATTATTAAATGTGAATGAAGTTATGCTGGTGCAAGCGATCAGTCGGCTTCCTCTTTCACCGAAATTAATTCATCTCTTTGTTTTAAGTATTCGCTATATTTCCTTGTTAAATGAGGTAAACCGCAAGATGGATATCGCAATGCGAGCAAGGGGCTATCAGCCGAAATGTAATTGGCTCACCCTGAAAATCACTTCACAACGCGTGGCATTATTGCTTATTCACGCCATGGTGCGAGCGGAAAGAACAGAAATGGCGCTGAAAGCTCGAGGTTTTAAATTCGGTAATAAATGATTTGCAGTTAATTTAAACATAAAAAATGAATGTATTGGAAGTTAATAACCTGACGGTTTTACGTAATCGACAAGCGGTCATAAATGCCCTAAGTTTTACCATTGAGCCGCAGCAACGAGTATTTTTACAAGGTGAAATCGGCGTAGGAAAATCCACACTGCTGCTTTCATTGCTCGGTTTTTTGCCGATTCACTCCGGTGATATTTATTTGTTTGGTACGCATTGCCAACGAGAAAAAGATTTTGTGCCGTTTCGTGGCAAAGTCGGCATTTGTTTTCAAAATGCAGAAGACCAATTATTTGGCCCCACCGTATTAGATGATGTTGCCTTTGGTGTGTTAAACCAAGGCTACACTCAAGCACAAGCTTATAAAATCGCTCTTGAACAACTTCAGATATTAGATCTTGAATATCTGAAAGATCGTCCGGTGAATGCGCTTTCCGGCGGCGAACAGAATTTCACCGCCTTAGCCGGCGTACTTGCGATGAAACCCAAACTACTACTGCTTGATGAGCCGACCAATGGTTTAGATGCAAAAAATTGTGCGAAATTGACCGCTTTACTTAAACAACTCCAATTACCAATGTTGGTGGCTTCGCATGATCAAACCTTTACGCGACAGTTAGCAGATAAAACGCTTTATTTACAAAAATAGTGGCAAAGCCACAATATATGCAAACACACAGGAAAATTAAATGAAGCTTATTAAAACTACCCTTACAGGGATAGGGCAAATCTTTTTGCAAGAAAATGGTTTGTCCGGTTTGGTCATTGTTATCGCGATGTTTTTTAGTCACTGGACGCTTGGGGTAAGCTGTTTTCTCGGCGCGCTTATCGGTACGCTGACAGCTAAAATATTGAAGTATCCGCCACAGCAAATTAGCCAAGGGCTTTATGGCTTTAATGCAAGCCTAGCGTTTATGTGCACCATGTTTACCTTTGCGGAAGTGGATGCCTCAAATCCTTTAATTTGGTGTATTGGTTTTGTTGCTTCGATTGTTGCAACGTTAATTATGCGTTTATTTGTGAAAAAGAATAAAGTCGCATTTACCTTTCCGTTTGTATTGAGCTGCTGGTTCTTTTGTTGGGGAATCGCCAAATTAGGCTTATTCGGTTTAACCCAGACAACGCCTCCTTTAGCGGATTACACTGGCACGCTTGATGCAATCCAAGAACCTTTCTATGCTTGGGCAGAAGTGAATTTCGGTACCAGCATGGTAACCGGTACATTACTTTTTTTAGCGATTGCTATTAGTTCTCCCATTGCGGCTATGTACGGTTTGGCGGCAGCAGTTATCGGTACTGTATTTGCTCACCATTTACCGGATATTGATCATAATAGCCTTGCCAACGGTATTTACGGTTTCTCTCCTATTCTCGTAGCTTGTGCTTTTGCTGGCACACAATTACGCCATTTTTTATATGTCATTGTAGGCACTTTACTCGCGATTCTTATTCAATATGCGGTTGCTCAAACCGGACTGGCAACTTATACCATCGGGTTTATCATTGCCAGCTGGTTGTTATTGATCGTTAAGAAACGATTAGATAAAGCCGCATTTGATAAACATAAATTAGTACAATTACTCAATCCATAAATTCTTCCTCTTCCCCTCTTGGGAACCGGATTTTATAAATAACTCATAAAATTAAGAAGGTACAAAATGCATTTAACTTCAAGAGAACAAGAAAAACTGATGTTGTTTCTTGCCGGAGAGTTGGCGGCAAAACGCAAGGCTCGTGGTGTGAAATTAAATTATCCGGAGGCAATCGCTTATATTGCTAGCCATTTGCAAGAGGCTGCACGTGACGGTATGTCGGTGGCGGAAGTAATGCAATACGGTGCAACGTTACTGACGATTGATGATGTAATGGAAGGTATTGCGGAAATGGTTCACGAAGTTCAAATCGAAGCGACGTTTCCAGACGGCACGAAATTAGTGACGGTGCATAACCCTATTAGATAACGATACCCTCTCCCTCAAGAGGGAGAGAGTAAACAAATAAGGAATAAAAAATGATCCCCGGAGAATATCAATTAGCAGACGGTGATGTACAAGCGAATGTGGGTCGCAAAACCGTCAAATTAGAAGTAGTAAATGCAGGCGACCGCCCGATTCAAGTTGGTTCGCATTATCATTTTTTTGAAACCAATAACGCCCTAAAATTTGACCGCTTGCAGGCGCGCGGTATGCGTTTAAATGTGCCGTCAGGCAATGCGGTGCGTTTTGAACCCGGTGAAGCGAAAGAAGTAGAACTGGTTGAGTTTGGTGGTAATAAAGTGATTTACGGTTTCCATAACGAAATCGACGGCAAATTATAGGGAGTAAGAAAATGGCATTAACAATCCCACGCAGTCAGTATGTAGCGACTTACGGCCCGACAGTCGGTGATAAAGTCCGTTTAGGCGACACCGATTTATGGGCGACAATTGAACAAGATTTGTTAACCAAAGGCGATGAGTGTAAATTCGGCGGCGGTAAATCGGTACGTGACGGTATGGCACAATCAAGCACCGTAACCCGTGATAACCTGAACGTATTGGATTTTGCCCTCACTAATGTGATGATTATCGACGCAAAATTAGGCATTATCAAAGCGGATATTGGGATTCGTGACGGTCGTATTGTCGGTATCGGTCAGGCGGGTAATCCGGATACAATGGATAACGTCACGCCAAATATGATTATCGGCGCAAGCACCGAAGTACATAACGGCGCACATTTAATTGCGACCGCCGGCGGTATCGATACCCACATTCACTGGATCTGCCCGCAACAGGCACAACACGCTATCGAAAACGGTATTACTACGATGATCGGCGGTGGTTCAGGTCCGGCGGACGGCACACACGCCACCACTTGTACACCGGGTAAATTTAACATTGAAAGAATGTTCCAAGCTTGCGAATCCTTACCGGTTAATATCGGCTTTTTCGGCAAAGGTAACTGTTCTACGCTTGAACCGCTTAAAGAACAAGTGGTTGCTGGTGCGTTAGGCTTAAAAATCCACGAAGACTGGGGTGCAACACCGGCAGTGATTGACGCAGCGTTAAAAGTAGCGGACGAAATGGATGTGCAAGTAGCGATTCACACCGATACGCTCAACGAAAGTGGTTTCTTAGAAGACACGATGAAAGCGATTAACGGACGTGTGATTCACACTTTCCACACCGAAGGTGCCGGCGGCGGTCATGCACCGGATATTATTAAAGCGGCGATGTACCCGAACGTATTACCGGCTTCAACCAATCCAACCCGCCCATTTACTGTGAATACGATTGACGAGCATTTGGATATGCTGATGGTTTGCCACCATTTAGATAAACGTGTTCCGGAAGATGTCGCATTTGCCGATAGCCGTATCCGTCCTGAAACGATTGCCGCAGAAGATATTCTGCACGATATGGGCGTGTTCTCAATTATGAGTTCAGACAGTCAAGCAATGGGACGTGTTGGCGAAGTAGTGACTCGTACGTGGCAGACTGCGGATAAAATGAAAGAACAGCGTGGAGCATTGGGCGATGAAGGTAACGACAACTTCCGTATTAAACGCTATATTGCGAAATATACCATCAACCCGGCAATCGCTCACGGTATCAGCCAACACGTTGGCTCGCTTGAAGTGGGTAAACTGGCGGATATCGTACTATGGAAACCGCAATTCTTCGGTGTAAAACCGGAATTTGTGATGAAAAAAGGCTTTATCAGCTTTGCTAAAATGGGTGACCCGAATGCGTCAATTCCGACACCACAACCGGTATTCTACCGCCCAATGTTTGGGGCAAATGCGAAAGCGAATACTGAAAGTGCAGTTTATTTCGTTTCCCAAGCGAGTGTAGAAGCGGATATCAAAACCCAATATGGTATCCAGAAAGATACTTTAGCGGTAAAAGGCTGTCGTGATGTAGGTAAAAAAGACCTCGTTCATAATAACGCAACGCCTGAAATTACCGTTGATCCGGAACGCTACGAAGTTCGTGTGGACGGCGAGCATATTACTTGCGAACCTGCGACTAAAGTGCCGCTTGCACAGCGTTATTTCTTGTTCTAGTGTTCACCCTCTCCCCTTGCGGGAGAGGGACAGATTTTTCTTTGTTAAGAAGAAAAATCAGGGAGAGGGGGAACGGTTTTTTCCTCTCTTTGTTTCGCTAAACATTCCAACAAGCGGTTAAATTTGCATAAAATTTTGCAAATACCACGCACTGACGTGCGTGGTTAAGTATAGGGTCGTCGCTCTGCGACAATTCACCTAAGTTGGTTGCAGAGCAACCATACAATGTCTAACCTCATACGTGAGTATGAGGAAAAAGGAGAATCTATGAAACTCTGGTATTCCACTACTAGCCCTTTTGTGCGTAAAGTGTTAGTCACATTAAAACACCAACAATTAGAAGCTAAAACCGAGCTGTTAAAAATTAACTCATCGGTCGATCCAAATTCACCACACAACCAAGACAATCCGCTTGGACGTGTACCCGCTCTACAACGTAATTGTGGAAACTGGTTGTTTGGTAGTCAGCTGATTTGCGAATACCTTGATCAAAAAGGCGACCAACCGAAATTATTCCCAGAAAGCGGTAAACCACGCTGGGCGGCATTAGCGTTACATAACCTTGCGGACGGTATTTTAGAAAACACCGTACCGATTATGGCGGAACGTTTACTTCGCCCTGAAAATGAATGGTGGACAAGTCGCCAAGAACAGTTAATGGATCGTAATATTCGCTCATTCCCACAGCTTGAAAAAGCGATTGAGCCATTCGGCACAGAACTAAATATCGGCACAATTACTGCAGTTTGCTTAATTGATTGGTTGCAATTCCGTGCCGAAAAACTCGGCTACGATCTTGCAAAACATCACCCAAATTTGACCGCTTGGGCGGAGCAGATGAATGATAAGTATGCAGTGTTGGCAGAGACAAAACCTAAGGTGTGATATTTTTTATATGACCTAATGTTTTGACGATTGTTTGAAATCATCGAGGAATGATAACTGTTCATTTTTTCAGTATAATGATTAAATTATATTACTTAAAAGGAGAACTTGTATGGATCAACAATTACAAACATTAAAATTATCGCTAGAAGCATTAGTGCAGCGTATTGATCAAGATAATATTGAGTATTGGTTTGCTCGCGATTTACAACCTTATTTGGGGTATAGCCGTTGGGAAAACTTTAAACTTACGATTTTAAGATCAATGGAGGCTTGTGAAACTAGTGGTTTCCCTGTGTCAGACCATTTTCGTGGCATCACGAAAATGGTTAAATTGGGTAGTGGTAGTCAGAGAAAAATTGAAGATTTTATGCTGACTCGTTACGCTTGTTATTTACTTGCATAAAATGGAGATCCTCGTAAGCCTGAGATCGCCTTTGCTCAGAGTTATTTTGCTGTACAGACTCGTAAGCAAGAAGTAATAGAAGAGCGAATGAAGTTGCAGGTTCGTATTGAAGCAAGAGATCGTTTGCGGGAATCTGAAAAAATACTTTCAAAAAACTTATATGAAAGAGGTGTTGATGATGCCGGCTTTGGTCGTATTCGTTCGAAGGGTGATCAGGCGTTATTTGGTGGTTTTACTACCAAAGCAATGAAAGAAAAATATGGGATTGTTCCTAATAGAGCATTAGTAGATTTTTTACCGACATTAACTATTGCAGCGAAAAATCTTGCAACAGAAATGACAAACCATAATACCTTGCAAGATGATTTACAAGGCGAAACGGCTATTTCTGATGAGCATGTGCAGAATAATAAAACTATTCGAGAAATGCTGGGGCAACGCGGAATAAAACCAGAAAGTTTACCGGCAGAACCCGATTTACAAAAACTTGAAAGAAAAGTGAAGTCTGAAGATAAGAAACTAGCGAAACACGTGAAAAGTTTACCTAAAGAGAACTAAAATTATTATGCAAATCCTTAACCCAATCCTTCCAGTAATGGAAGATATTTTAGGCAATCTTGCCGAGCTAAAAGCTTCAGGCAAAATTACCAATCAACAAATCGACACCGTTGAATTGCAATGGTATGAAAGTGAACGCAATATATTGCGTAAAACGTCGAAATCAGGACGTGAAGTGGCGTTTC contains these protein-coding regions:
- a CDS encoding urea transporter; this translates as MKLIKTTLTGIGQIFLQENGLSGLVIVIAMFFSHWTLGVSCFLGALIGTLTAKILKYPPQQISQGLYGFNASLAFMCTMFTFAEVDASNPLIWCIGFVASIVATLIMRLFVKKNKVAFTFPFVLSCWFFCWGIAKLGLFGLTQTTPPLADYTGTLDAIQEPFYAWAEVNFGTSMVTGTLLFLAIAISSPIAAMYGLAAAVIGTVFAHHLPDIDHNSLANGIYGFSPILVACAFAGTQLRHFLYVIVGTLLAILIQYAVAQTGLATYTIGFIIASWLLLIVKKRLDKAAFDKHKLVQLLNP
- a CDS encoding BRO family protein, with the translated sequence MDQQLQTLKLSLEALVQRIDQDNIEYWFARDLQPYLGYSRWENFKLTILRSMEACETSGFPVSDHFRGITKMVKLGSGSQRKIEDFMLTRYACYLLA
- the ureA gene encoding urease subunit gamma, whose product is MHLTSREQEKLMLFLAGELAAKRKARGVKLNYPEAIAYIASHLQEAARDGMSVAEVMQYGATLLTIDDVMEGIAEMVHEVQIEATFPDGTKLVTVHNPIR
- a CDS encoding DUF4198 domain-containing protein; its protein translation is MSFKSGALGLVSLLSISIAQAHNVWLEPTKNTNEYVVKFGHETTEPYPETKLQSVQLLQKNGVLSSIKPQFNQGEAYFNAGRHSMVFLEFNNGVWSKLPSGKYVEKTKAQEPTAVLSLNPIKLGKAILVWNADSFKSHSLEYELVPLSKPVAGETMDILVLHYGKPVSGIKVGLGEDKPFNLTNEKGIAQFTPVAGYNKVWAEFEEKGVVHPDYTERTIEYMLTFEVK
- a CDS encoding energy-coupling factor ABC transporter ATP-binding protein, with amino-acid sequence MNVLEVNNLTVLRNRQAVINALSFTIEPQQRVFLQGEIGVGKSTLLLSLLGFLPIHSGDIYLFGTHCQREKDFVPFRGKVGICFQNAEDQLFGPTVLDDVAFGVLNQGYTQAQAYKIALEQLQILDLEYLKDRPVNALSGGEQNFTALAGVLAMKPKLLLLDEPTNGLDAKNCAKLTALLKQLQLPMLVASHDQTFTRQLADKTLYLQK
- the cbiM gene encoding cobalt transporter CbiM — protein: MHLSEGVLHAPTLLVGAVVATVGVTIGLRKLDYSRLTLTALFASAFFVAGTIHVPVGIGSVHLILNGMAGLFLGWAVFPAFFVALVLQTLLFSLGGFSVLGVNLCVMALPALLVHYMFRRPLAVNLSRRQLMLSGIGAGVIGVGGAILLASTVLAFDGGKNYADLIGLLIVSHLPIFLVDSIVSVGTLFTLAKMYPNALQET
- the ureC gene encoding urease subunit alpha; amino-acid sequence: MALTIPRSQYVATYGPTVGDKVRLGDTDLWATIEQDLLTKGDECKFGGGKSVRDGMAQSSTVTRDNLNVLDFALTNVMIIDAKLGIIKADIGIRDGRIVGIGQAGNPDTMDNVTPNMIIGASTEVHNGAHLIATAGGIDTHIHWICPQQAQHAIENGITTMIGGGSGPADGTHATTCTPGKFNIERMFQACESLPVNIGFFGKGNCSTLEPLKEQVVAGALGLKIHEDWGATPAVIDAALKVADEMDVQVAIHTDTLNESGFLEDTMKAINGRVIHTFHTEGAGGGHAPDIIKAAMYPNVLPASTNPTRPFTVNTIDEHLDMLMVCHHLDKRVPEDVAFADSRIRPETIAAEDILHDMGVFSIMSSDSQAMGRVGEVVTRTWQTADKMKEQRGALGDEGNDNFRIKRYIAKYTINPAIAHGISQHVGSLEVGKLADIVLWKPQFFGVKPEFVMKKGFISFAKMGDPNASIPTPQPVFYRPMFGANAKANTESAVYFVSQASVEADIKTQYGIQKDTLAVKGCRDVGKKDLVHNNATPEITVDPERYEVRVDGEHITCEPATKVPLAQRYFLF
- the ureB gene encoding urease subunit beta — translated: MIPGEYQLADGDVQANVGRKTVKLEVVNAGDRPIQVGSHYHFFETNNALKFDRLQARGMRLNVPSGNAVRFEPGEAKEVELVEFGGNKVIYGFHNEIDGKL
- a CDS encoding energy-coupling factor transporter transmembrane component T family protein codes for the protein MAYLFQAHWRLFYLFVFGVVISGLKSVNILLFLTACLVPCVLISQIFYGRSLKALARRWLKFNIFTLLIWLTLSWRLDTFSVQCNPHGIELASLISLRMNLILCATWLLLLNVNEVMLVQAISRLPLSPKLIHLFVLSIRYISLLNEVNRKMDIAMRARGYQPKCNWLTLKITSQRVALLLIHAMVRAERTEMALKARGFKFGNK
- a CDS encoding nuclear transport factor 2 family protein, with product MRLTFKHIFLSLFLGIALSITASLPVISNVEAKQEQQEKVIEVYEELNNALINPNFAKLQSLLADDFELVTSKNDTMTKQEWIKNIQKGGMKYGAIQESKIKSKGYDELLVTARVFGDMWDQTGSWNVKFDIDTKQNGDKVQITKIIVTPVKA
- a CDS encoding glutathione S-transferase, whose translation is MKLWYSTTSPFVRKVLVTLKHQQLEAKTELLKINSSVDPNSPHNQDNPLGRVPALQRNCGNWLFGSQLICEYLDQKGDQPKLFPESGKPRWAALALHNLADGILENTVPIMAERLLRPENEWWTSRQEQLMDRNIRSFPQLEKAIEPFGTELNIGTITAVCLIDWLQFRAEKLGYDLAKHHPNLTAWAEQMNDKYAVLAETKPKV
- a CDS encoding LysR family transcriptional regulator, encoding MLNKLDALKYFCTAAQTLNFREAANQLAISPPVITRVINALESELGEQLFKRTTRNITLTDFGEEFLLHAKQLLTESERVFNLGKKQQDEMAGTVRITLPKLRDQEQILFELLQALKPYPDLIIDWRVDAARLDNVKHRIDIGIRAGKEPDPNFIVRPLAEMHDIFVASPDFIARWGIPKDLDDLRKNFPFSSLINATTGQPWEIYLDEHTVLVPQKLGFITTDLYCELQAVLAGRTVAHIGNTVCKPYLENGQLIQLFPEQQFEKWQLYLYRPYQQITSPRVLKVFDLLTEIMQRRYS